From the Panthera leo isolate Ple1 chromosome C1, P.leo_Ple1_pat1.1, whole genome shotgun sequence genome, one window contains:
- the FUBP1 gene encoding far upstream element-binding protein 1 isoform X11, whose amino-acid sequence MADYSTVPPPSSGSAGGGGGGGGGGGVNDAFKDALQRARQIAAKIGGDAGTSLNSNDYGYGGQKRPLEDGDGSWTSPSSTTHWEGMPSPFKDQPDAKKVAPQNDSFGTQLPPMHQQQSRSVMTEEYKVPDGMVGFIIGRGGEQISRIQQESGCKIQIAPDSGGLPERSCMLTGTPESVQSAKRLLDQIVEKGRPAPGFHHGDGPGNAVQEIMIPASKAGLVIGKGGETIKQLQERAGVKMVMIQDGPQNTGADKPLRITGDPYKVQQAKEMVLELIRDQGGFREVRNEYGSRIGGNEGIDVPIPRFAVGIVIGRNGEMIKKIQNDAGVRIQFKPDDGTTPDRIAQITGPPDRCQHAAEIITDLLRSVQAGNPGGPGPGGRGRGRGQGNWNMGPPGGLQEFNFIVPTGKTGLIIGKGGETIKSISQQSGARIELQRNPPPNADPNMKLFTIRGTPQQIDYARQLIEEKIGGPVNPLGPPVPHGPHGVPGPHGPPGPPGPGTPMGPYNPAPYNPGPPGPAPHGPPAPYAPQGWGNAYPHWQQQAPPDPAKAGTDPNSAAWAAYYAHYYQQQAQPPPAAPAGAPTTTQTNGQGNYGDQQNPAPAGQVDYTKAWEEYYKKMGQQGQTQDYSKAWEEYYKKQGQAVPAPTGAPPGGQPDYSAAWAEYYRQQAAYYAQTSPQGMPQHPPAPQISIQ is encoded by the exons ATGGCAGACTACTCAACAGTGCCTCCACCTTCCTCTGGCTCAGCTGGTGGTGGAGGCGGCGGCGGTGGTGGTGGAGGAGTTAACGATGCTTTCAAAGATGCGCTGCAGAGAGCACGGCAG attgcAGCAAAAATTGGAGGTGATGCTGGTACATCACTGAATTCAAATGACTATGGTTATGGGGGACAAAAAAGACCTTTGGAAGACGGAG aTGGCTCTTGGACAAGTCCGAGCAGTACAACACACTGGGAGGGAATGCCCTCTCCTTTTAAAg ATCAACCAGATGCTAAGAAAGTTGCTCCTCAAAATGACT CTTTTGGAACACAGTTACCACCGATGCATCAGCAGCAAAG caGGTCTGTAATGACAGAAGAATACAAAGTTCCAGATGGAATGGTTGGATTTA TAATTGGCAGAGGAGGTGAACAGATCTCACGCATACAACAAGAATCTGGATGCAAAATACAGATAGCTCCTG ACAGTGGTGGCCTTCCAGAAAGGTCTTGTATGTTAACTGGAACACCTGAATCTGTCCA ATCGGCAAAACGGTTACTGGACCAGATTGTAGAAAAGGGAAGACCAGCTCCTGGCTTCCACCATGGTGATGGACCAGGAAATGCAGTTCAAGAAATCATGATTCCAGCTAGCAAAGCAGGATTAGTTATTGGAAAGGGGGGAGAAACTATTAAACAACTTCAG GAGCGGGCTGGAGTTAAAATGGTTATGATTCAAGATGGACCTCAGAACACTGGTGCTGACAAACCTCTTAGGATTACAGGAGACCCATACAAAGTTCAA CAAGCCAAGGAAATGGTGTTAGAGTTAATTCGTGATCAAGGTGGTTTCAGAGAAGTTCGAAATGAGTATGGGTCAAGAATAGGTGGAAATGAAGGGATAGAT GTCCCCATTCCAAGATTTGCTGTTGGCATTGTAataggaagaaatggagagatgattaaaaaaatacaaaatgatgctGGTGTTCGAATTCAGTTTAAGCCAG atgatGGAACAACACCTGATAGAATAGCACAAATAACAGGACCTCCAGACCGATGTCAACACGCTGCAGAAATTATTACAGACCTCCTTCGAAGTGTTCAG GCTGGTAATCCTGGTGGACCTGGACCTGGTGGCCGAGGAAGAGGTAGAGGTCAAGGCAACTGGAACATGGGACCACCTGGTGGACTACAggaatttaatttcattgtacCAACAGGGAAAACTGGATTAATAATAGGAAAAg gaGGTGAAACCATAAAAAGCATAAGCCAACAGTCTGGTGCAAGAATAGAACTTCAGAGAAATCCTCCACCTAATGCAGATCCtaatatgaaattatttacaaTCCGTGGCACTCCACAGCAAATAGACTATGCACGGCAACTTATAGAAGAAAAGATTGGT GGCCCAGTAAATCCTTTAGGGCCACCTGTACCCCATGGGCCCCATGGTGTCCCAGGCCCCCATGGGCCTCCTGGGCCTCCAGGGCCTGGAACTCCAATGGGACCATACAACCCTGCACCTTACAATCCAGGACCACCTGGCCCTGCTCCTCA TGGACCTCCAGCTCCTTATGCCCCCCAGGGGTGGGGAAATGCATATCCACACTGGCAGCAGCAGGCCCCTCCTGATCCAG CTAAGGCAGGAACAGATCCAAATTCAGCAGCTTGGGCTGCCTACTATGCTCACTATTATCAACAGCAAGCACAGCCACCACCTGCAGCTCCTGCCGGTGCACCAACTACAACCCAAACCAATGGACAAGGTAACTATG GAGATCAGCAGAATCCAGCTCCAGCTGGACAGGTTGATTATACTAAGGCCTGGGAAGAGTATTACAAGAAAATGG GTCAACAAGGGCAGACACAAGATTATTCAAAAGCTTGGGAGGAATATTACAAGAAGCAAG GTCAAGCGGTTCCTGCTCCTACTGGTGCTCCACCAGGTGGTCAGCCAGATTATAGTGCAGCCTGGGCTGAGTACTATAGACAACAAGCAGCCTACTATGCCCAGACAAGTCCCCAGGGAATGCCACAGCATCCTCCAGCACCTCAG
- the FUBP1 gene encoding far upstream element-binding protein 1 isoform X19: MADYSTVPPPSSGSAGGGGGGGGGGGVNDAFKDALQRARQIAAKIGGDAGTSLNSNDYGYGGQKRPLEDGDQPDAKKVAPQNDSFGTQLPPMHQQQSRSVMTEEYKVPDGMVGFIIGRGGEQISRIQQESGCKIQIAPDSGGLPERSCMLTGTPESVQSAKRLLDQIVEKGRPAPGFHHGDGPGNAVQEIMIPASKAGLVIGKGGETIKQLQERAGVKMVMIQDGPQNTGADKPLRITGDPYKVQQAKEMVLELIRDQGGFREVRNEYGSRIGGNEGIDVPIPRFAVGIVIGRNGEMIKKIQNDAGVRIQFKPDDGTTPDRIAQITGPPDRCQHAAEIITDLLRSVQAGNPGGPGPGGRGRGRGQGNWNMGPPGGLQEFNFIVPTGKTGLIIGKGGETIKSISQQSGARIELQRNPPPNADPNMKLFTIRGTPQQIDYARQLIEEKIGGPVNPLGPPVPHGPHGVPGPHGPPGPPGPGTPMGPYNPAPYNPGPPGPAPHGPPAPYAPQGWGNAYPHWQQQAPPDPAKAGTDPNSAAWAAYYAHYYQQQAQPPPAAPAGAPTTTQTNGQGDQQNPAPAGQVDYTKAWEEYYKKMGQAVPAPTGAPPGGQPDYSAAWAEYYRQQAAYYAQTSPQGMPQHPPAPQGFANHARSHHHLY, from the exons ATGGCAGACTACTCAACAGTGCCTCCACCTTCCTCTGGCTCAGCTGGTGGTGGAGGCGGCGGCGGTGGTGGTGGAGGAGTTAACGATGCTTTCAAAGATGCGCTGCAGAGAGCACGGCAG attgcAGCAAAAATTGGAGGTGATGCTGGTACATCACTGAATTCAAATGACTATGGTTATGGGGGACAAAAAAGACCTTTGGAAGACGGAG ATCAACCAGATGCTAAGAAAGTTGCTCCTCAAAATGACT CTTTTGGAACACAGTTACCACCGATGCATCAGCAGCAAAG caGGTCTGTAATGACAGAAGAATACAAAGTTCCAGATGGAATGGTTGGATTTA TAATTGGCAGAGGAGGTGAACAGATCTCACGCATACAACAAGAATCTGGATGCAAAATACAGATAGCTCCTG ACAGTGGTGGCCTTCCAGAAAGGTCTTGTATGTTAACTGGAACACCTGAATCTGTCCA ATCGGCAAAACGGTTACTGGACCAGATTGTAGAAAAGGGAAGACCAGCTCCTGGCTTCCACCATGGTGATGGACCAGGAAATGCAGTTCAAGAAATCATGATTCCAGCTAGCAAAGCAGGATTAGTTATTGGAAAGGGGGGAGAAACTATTAAACAACTTCAG GAGCGGGCTGGAGTTAAAATGGTTATGATTCAAGATGGACCTCAGAACACTGGTGCTGACAAACCTCTTAGGATTACAGGAGACCCATACAAAGTTCAA CAAGCCAAGGAAATGGTGTTAGAGTTAATTCGTGATCAAGGTGGTTTCAGAGAAGTTCGAAATGAGTATGGGTCAAGAATAGGTGGAAATGAAGGGATAGAT GTCCCCATTCCAAGATTTGCTGTTGGCATTGTAataggaagaaatggagagatgattaaaaaaatacaaaatgatgctGGTGTTCGAATTCAGTTTAAGCCAG atgatGGAACAACACCTGATAGAATAGCACAAATAACAGGACCTCCAGACCGATGTCAACACGCTGCAGAAATTATTACAGACCTCCTTCGAAGTGTTCAG GCTGGTAATCCTGGTGGACCTGGACCTGGTGGCCGAGGAAGAGGTAGAGGTCAAGGCAACTGGAACATGGGACCACCTGGTGGACTACAggaatttaatttcattgtacCAACAGGGAAAACTGGATTAATAATAGGAAAAg gaGGTGAAACCATAAAAAGCATAAGCCAACAGTCTGGTGCAAGAATAGAACTTCAGAGAAATCCTCCACCTAATGCAGATCCtaatatgaaattatttacaaTCCGTGGCACTCCACAGCAAATAGACTATGCACGGCAACTTATAGAAGAAAAGATTGGT GGCCCAGTAAATCCTTTAGGGCCACCTGTACCCCATGGGCCCCATGGTGTCCCAGGCCCCCATGGGCCTCCTGGGCCTCCAGGGCCTGGAACTCCAATGGGACCATACAACCCTGCACCTTACAATCCAGGACCACCTGGCCCTGCTCCTCA TGGACCTCCAGCTCCTTATGCCCCCCAGGGGTGGGGAAATGCATATCCACACTGGCAGCAGCAGGCCCCTCCTGATCCAG CTAAGGCAGGAACAGATCCAAATTCAGCAGCTTGGGCTGCCTACTATGCTCACTATTATCAACAGCAAGCACAGCCACCACCTGCAGCTCCTGCCGGTGCACCAACTACAACCCAAACCAATGGACAAG GAGATCAGCAGAATCCAGCTCCAGCTGGACAGGTTGATTATACTAAGGCCTGGGAAGAGTATTACAAGAAAATGG GTCAAGCGGTTCCTGCTCCTACTGGTGCTCCACCAGGTGGTCAGCCAGATTATAGTGCAGCCTGGGCTGAGTACTATAGACAACAAGCAGCCTACTATGCCCAGACAAGTCCCCAGGGAATGCCACAGCATCCTCCAGCACCTCAG ggatTTGCAAATCATGCAAGAAGCCACCACCATTTATATTaa
- the FUBP1 gene encoding far upstream element-binding protein 1 isoform X6, whose product MADYSTVPPPSSGSAGGGGGGGGGGGVNDAFKDALQRARQIAAKIGGDAGTSLNSNDYGYGGQKRPLEDGDGSWTSPSSTTHWEGMPSPFKDQPDAKKVAPQNDSFGTQLPPMHQQQSRSVMTEEYKVPDGMVGFIIGRGGEQISRIQQESGCKIQIAPDSGGLPERSCMLTGTPESVQSAKRLLDQIVEKGRPAPGFHHGDGPGNAVQEIMIPASKAGLVIGKGGETIKQLQERAGVKMVMIQDGPQNTGADKPLRITGDPYKVQQAKEMVLELIRDQGGFREVRNEYGSRIGGNEGIDVPIPRFAVGIVIGRNGEMIKKIQNDAGVRIQFKPDDGTTPDRIAQITGPPDRCQHAAEIITDLLRSVQAGNPGGPGPGGRGRGRGQGNWNMGPPGGLQEFNFIVPTGKTGLIIGKGGETIKSISQQSGARIELQRNPPPNADPNMKLFTIRGTPQQIDYARQLIEEKIGGPVNPLGPPVPHGPHGVPGPHGPPGPPGPGTPMGPYNPAPYNPGPPGPAPHGPPAPYAPQGWGNAYPHWQQQAPPDPAKAGTDPNSAAWAAYYAHYYQQQAQPPPAAPAGAPTTTQTNGQGNYGDQQNPAPAGQVDYTKAWEEYYKKMGQQGQTQDYSKAWEEYYKKQGQAVPAPTGAPPGGQPDYSAAWAEYYRQQAAYYAQTSPQGMPQHPPAPQGFANHARSHHHLY is encoded by the exons ATGGCAGACTACTCAACAGTGCCTCCACCTTCCTCTGGCTCAGCTGGTGGTGGAGGCGGCGGCGGTGGTGGTGGAGGAGTTAACGATGCTTTCAAAGATGCGCTGCAGAGAGCACGGCAG attgcAGCAAAAATTGGAGGTGATGCTGGTACATCACTGAATTCAAATGACTATGGTTATGGGGGACAAAAAAGACCTTTGGAAGACGGAG aTGGCTCTTGGACAAGTCCGAGCAGTACAACACACTGGGAGGGAATGCCCTCTCCTTTTAAAg ATCAACCAGATGCTAAGAAAGTTGCTCCTCAAAATGACT CTTTTGGAACACAGTTACCACCGATGCATCAGCAGCAAAG caGGTCTGTAATGACAGAAGAATACAAAGTTCCAGATGGAATGGTTGGATTTA TAATTGGCAGAGGAGGTGAACAGATCTCACGCATACAACAAGAATCTGGATGCAAAATACAGATAGCTCCTG ACAGTGGTGGCCTTCCAGAAAGGTCTTGTATGTTAACTGGAACACCTGAATCTGTCCA ATCGGCAAAACGGTTACTGGACCAGATTGTAGAAAAGGGAAGACCAGCTCCTGGCTTCCACCATGGTGATGGACCAGGAAATGCAGTTCAAGAAATCATGATTCCAGCTAGCAAAGCAGGATTAGTTATTGGAAAGGGGGGAGAAACTATTAAACAACTTCAG GAGCGGGCTGGAGTTAAAATGGTTATGATTCAAGATGGACCTCAGAACACTGGTGCTGACAAACCTCTTAGGATTACAGGAGACCCATACAAAGTTCAA CAAGCCAAGGAAATGGTGTTAGAGTTAATTCGTGATCAAGGTGGTTTCAGAGAAGTTCGAAATGAGTATGGGTCAAGAATAGGTGGAAATGAAGGGATAGAT GTCCCCATTCCAAGATTTGCTGTTGGCATTGTAataggaagaaatggagagatgattaaaaaaatacaaaatgatgctGGTGTTCGAATTCAGTTTAAGCCAG atgatGGAACAACACCTGATAGAATAGCACAAATAACAGGACCTCCAGACCGATGTCAACACGCTGCAGAAATTATTACAGACCTCCTTCGAAGTGTTCAG GCTGGTAATCCTGGTGGACCTGGACCTGGTGGCCGAGGAAGAGGTAGAGGTCAAGGCAACTGGAACATGGGACCACCTGGTGGACTACAggaatttaatttcattgtacCAACAGGGAAAACTGGATTAATAATAGGAAAAg gaGGTGAAACCATAAAAAGCATAAGCCAACAGTCTGGTGCAAGAATAGAACTTCAGAGAAATCCTCCACCTAATGCAGATCCtaatatgaaattatttacaaTCCGTGGCACTCCACAGCAAATAGACTATGCACGGCAACTTATAGAAGAAAAGATTGGT GGCCCAGTAAATCCTTTAGGGCCACCTGTACCCCATGGGCCCCATGGTGTCCCAGGCCCCCATGGGCCTCCTGGGCCTCCAGGGCCTGGAACTCCAATGGGACCATACAACCCTGCACCTTACAATCCAGGACCACCTGGCCCTGCTCCTCA TGGACCTCCAGCTCCTTATGCCCCCCAGGGGTGGGGAAATGCATATCCACACTGGCAGCAGCAGGCCCCTCCTGATCCAG CTAAGGCAGGAACAGATCCAAATTCAGCAGCTTGGGCTGCCTACTATGCTCACTATTATCAACAGCAAGCACAGCCACCACCTGCAGCTCCTGCCGGTGCACCAACTACAACCCAAACCAATGGACAAGGTAACTATG GAGATCAGCAGAATCCAGCTCCAGCTGGACAGGTTGATTATACTAAGGCCTGGGAAGAGTATTACAAGAAAATGG GTCAACAAGGGCAGACACAAGATTATTCAAAAGCTTGGGAGGAATATTACAAGAAGCAAG GTCAAGCGGTTCCTGCTCCTACTGGTGCTCCACCAGGTGGTCAGCCAGATTATAGTGCAGCCTGGGCTGAGTACTATAGACAACAAGCAGCCTACTATGCCCAGACAAGTCCCCAGGGAATGCCACAGCATCCTCCAGCACCTCAG ggatTTGCAAATCATGCAAGAAGCCACCACCATTTATATTaa
- the FUBP1 gene encoding far upstream element-binding protein 1 isoform X7 gives MADYSTVPPPSSGSAGGGGGGGGGGGVNDAFKDALQRARQIAAKIGGDAGTSLNSNDYGYGGQKRPLEDGDGSWTSPSSTTHWEGMPSPFKDQPDAKKVAPQNDSFGTQLPPMHQQQSRSVMTEEYKVPDGMVGFIIGRGGEQISRIQQESGCKIQIAPDSGGLPERSCMLTGTPESVQSAKRLLDQIVEKGRPAPGFHHGDGPGNAVQEIMIPASKAGLVIGKGGETIKQLQERAGVKMVMIQDGPQNTGADKPLRITGDPYKVQQAKEMVLELIRDQGGFREVRNEYGSRIGGNEGIDVPIPRFAVGIVIGRNGEMIKKIQNDAGVRIQFKPDDGTTPDRIAQITGPPDRCQHAAEIITDLLRSVQAGNPGGPGPGGRGRGRGQGNWNMGPPGGLQEFNFIVPTGKTGLIIGKGGETIKSISQQSGARIELQRNPPPNADPNMKLFTIRGTPQQIDYARQLIEEKIGGPVNPLGPPVPHGPHGVPGPHGPPGPPGPGTPMGPYNPAPYNPGPPGPAPHGPPAPYAPQGWGNAYPHWQQQAPPDPAKAGTDPNSAAWAAYYAHYYQQQAQPPPAAPAGAPTTTQTNGQGNYGDQQNPAPAGQVDYTKAWEEYYKKMGQQGQTQDYSKAWEEYYKKQGQAVPAPTGAPPGGQPDYSAAWAEYYRQQAAYYAQTSPQGMPQHPPAPQCRFDPASIELAL, from the exons ATGGCAGACTACTCAACAGTGCCTCCACCTTCCTCTGGCTCAGCTGGTGGTGGAGGCGGCGGCGGTGGTGGTGGAGGAGTTAACGATGCTTTCAAAGATGCGCTGCAGAGAGCACGGCAG attgcAGCAAAAATTGGAGGTGATGCTGGTACATCACTGAATTCAAATGACTATGGTTATGGGGGACAAAAAAGACCTTTGGAAGACGGAG aTGGCTCTTGGACAAGTCCGAGCAGTACAACACACTGGGAGGGAATGCCCTCTCCTTTTAAAg ATCAACCAGATGCTAAGAAAGTTGCTCCTCAAAATGACT CTTTTGGAACACAGTTACCACCGATGCATCAGCAGCAAAG caGGTCTGTAATGACAGAAGAATACAAAGTTCCAGATGGAATGGTTGGATTTA TAATTGGCAGAGGAGGTGAACAGATCTCACGCATACAACAAGAATCTGGATGCAAAATACAGATAGCTCCTG ACAGTGGTGGCCTTCCAGAAAGGTCTTGTATGTTAACTGGAACACCTGAATCTGTCCA ATCGGCAAAACGGTTACTGGACCAGATTGTAGAAAAGGGAAGACCAGCTCCTGGCTTCCACCATGGTGATGGACCAGGAAATGCAGTTCAAGAAATCATGATTCCAGCTAGCAAAGCAGGATTAGTTATTGGAAAGGGGGGAGAAACTATTAAACAACTTCAG GAGCGGGCTGGAGTTAAAATGGTTATGATTCAAGATGGACCTCAGAACACTGGTGCTGACAAACCTCTTAGGATTACAGGAGACCCATACAAAGTTCAA CAAGCCAAGGAAATGGTGTTAGAGTTAATTCGTGATCAAGGTGGTTTCAGAGAAGTTCGAAATGAGTATGGGTCAAGAATAGGTGGAAATGAAGGGATAGAT GTCCCCATTCCAAGATTTGCTGTTGGCATTGTAataggaagaaatggagagatgattaaaaaaatacaaaatgatgctGGTGTTCGAATTCAGTTTAAGCCAG atgatGGAACAACACCTGATAGAATAGCACAAATAACAGGACCTCCAGACCGATGTCAACACGCTGCAGAAATTATTACAGACCTCCTTCGAAGTGTTCAG GCTGGTAATCCTGGTGGACCTGGACCTGGTGGCCGAGGAAGAGGTAGAGGTCAAGGCAACTGGAACATGGGACCACCTGGTGGACTACAggaatttaatttcattgtacCAACAGGGAAAACTGGATTAATAATAGGAAAAg gaGGTGAAACCATAAAAAGCATAAGCCAACAGTCTGGTGCAAGAATAGAACTTCAGAGAAATCCTCCACCTAATGCAGATCCtaatatgaaattatttacaaTCCGTGGCACTCCACAGCAAATAGACTATGCACGGCAACTTATAGAAGAAAAGATTGGT GGCCCAGTAAATCCTTTAGGGCCACCTGTACCCCATGGGCCCCATGGTGTCCCAGGCCCCCATGGGCCTCCTGGGCCTCCAGGGCCTGGAACTCCAATGGGACCATACAACCCTGCACCTTACAATCCAGGACCACCTGGCCCTGCTCCTCA TGGACCTCCAGCTCCTTATGCCCCCCAGGGGTGGGGAAATGCATATCCACACTGGCAGCAGCAGGCCCCTCCTGATCCAG CTAAGGCAGGAACAGATCCAAATTCAGCAGCTTGGGCTGCCTACTATGCTCACTATTATCAACAGCAAGCACAGCCACCACCTGCAGCTCCTGCCGGTGCACCAACTACAACCCAAACCAATGGACAAGGTAACTATG GAGATCAGCAGAATCCAGCTCCAGCTGGACAGGTTGATTATACTAAGGCCTGGGAAGAGTATTACAAGAAAATGG GTCAACAAGGGCAGACACAAGATTATTCAAAAGCTTGGGAGGAATATTACAAGAAGCAAG GTCAAGCGGTTCCTGCTCCTACTGGTGCTCCACCAGGTGGTCAGCCAGATTATAGTGCAGCCTGGGCTGAGTACTATAGACAACAAGCAGCCTACTATGCCCAGACAAGTCCCCAGGGAATGCCACAGCATCCTCCAGCACCTCAG TGCAGGTTTGATCCAGCCAGTATAGAACTAGCTCTGTAG
- the FUBP1 gene encoding far upstream element-binding protein 1 isoform X14 — MADYSTVPPPSSGSAGGGGGGGGGGGVNDAFKDALQRARQIAAKIGGDAGTSLNSNDYGYGGQKRPLEDGDGSWTSPSSTTHWEGMPSPFKDQPDAKKVAPQNDSFGTQLPPMHQQQSRSVMTEEYKVPDGMVGFIIGRGGEQISRIQQESGCKIQIAPDSGGLPERSCMLTGTPESVQSAKRLLDQIVEKGRPAPGFHHGDGPGNAVQEIMIPASKAGLVIGKGGETIKQLQERAGVKMVMIQDGPQNTGADKPLRITGDPYKVQQAKEMVLELIRDQGGFREVRNEYGSRIGGNEGIDVPIPRFAVGIVIGRNGEMIKKIQNDAGVRIQFKPDDGTTPDRIAQITGPPDRCQHAAEIITDLLRSVQAGNPGGPGPGGRGRGRGQGNWNMGPPGGLQEFNFIVPTGKTGLIIGKGGETIKSISQQSGARIELQRNPPPNADPNMKLFTIRGTPQQIDYARQLIEEKIGGPVNPLGPPVPHGPHGVPGPHGPPGPPGPGTPMGPYNPAPYNPGPPGPAPHGPPAPYAPQGWGNAYPHWQQQAPPDPAKAGTDPNSAAWAAYYAHYYQQQAQPPPAAPAGAPTTTQTNGQGNYGDQQNPAPAGQVDYTKAWEEYYKKMGQQGQTQDYSKAWEEYYKKQGQAVPAPTGAPPGGQPDYSAAWAEYYRQQAAYYAQTSPQGMPQHPPAPQGQ, encoded by the exons ATGGCAGACTACTCAACAGTGCCTCCACCTTCCTCTGGCTCAGCTGGTGGTGGAGGCGGCGGCGGTGGTGGTGGAGGAGTTAACGATGCTTTCAAAGATGCGCTGCAGAGAGCACGGCAG attgcAGCAAAAATTGGAGGTGATGCTGGTACATCACTGAATTCAAATGACTATGGTTATGGGGGACAAAAAAGACCTTTGGAAGACGGAG aTGGCTCTTGGACAAGTCCGAGCAGTACAACACACTGGGAGGGAATGCCCTCTCCTTTTAAAg ATCAACCAGATGCTAAGAAAGTTGCTCCTCAAAATGACT CTTTTGGAACACAGTTACCACCGATGCATCAGCAGCAAAG caGGTCTGTAATGACAGAAGAATACAAAGTTCCAGATGGAATGGTTGGATTTA TAATTGGCAGAGGAGGTGAACAGATCTCACGCATACAACAAGAATCTGGATGCAAAATACAGATAGCTCCTG ACAGTGGTGGCCTTCCAGAAAGGTCTTGTATGTTAACTGGAACACCTGAATCTGTCCA ATCGGCAAAACGGTTACTGGACCAGATTGTAGAAAAGGGAAGACCAGCTCCTGGCTTCCACCATGGTGATGGACCAGGAAATGCAGTTCAAGAAATCATGATTCCAGCTAGCAAAGCAGGATTAGTTATTGGAAAGGGGGGAGAAACTATTAAACAACTTCAG GAGCGGGCTGGAGTTAAAATGGTTATGATTCAAGATGGACCTCAGAACACTGGTGCTGACAAACCTCTTAGGATTACAGGAGACCCATACAAAGTTCAA CAAGCCAAGGAAATGGTGTTAGAGTTAATTCGTGATCAAGGTGGTTTCAGAGAAGTTCGAAATGAGTATGGGTCAAGAATAGGTGGAAATGAAGGGATAGAT GTCCCCATTCCAAGATTTGCTGTTGGCATTGTAataggaagaaatggagagatgattaaaaaaatacaaaatgatgctGGTGTTCGAATTCAGTTTAAGCCAG atgatGGAACAACACCTGATAGAATAGCACAAATAACAGGACCTCCAGACCGATGTCAACACGCTGCAGAAATTATTACAGACCTCCTTCGAAGTGTTCAG GCTGGTAATCCTGGTGGACCTGGACCTGGTGGCCGAGGAAGAGGTAGAGGTCAAGGCAACTGGAACATGGGACCACCTGGTGGACTACAggaatttaatttcattgtacCAACAGGGAAAACTGGATTAATAATAGGAAAAg gaGGTGAAACCATAAAAAGCATAAGCCAACAGTCTGGTGCAAGAATAGAACTTCAGAGAAATCCTCCACCTAATGCAGATCCtaatatgaaattatttacaaTCCGTGGCACTCCACAGCAAATAGACTATGCACGGCAACTTATAGAAGAAAAGATTGGT GGCCCAGTAAATCCTTTAGGGCCACCTGTACCCCATGGGCCCCATGGTGTCCCAGGCCCCCATGGGCCTCCTGGGCCTCCAGGGCCTGGAACTCCAATGGGACCATACAACCCTGCACCTTACAATCCAGGACCACCTGGCCCTGCTCCTCA TGGACCTCCAGCTCCTTATGCCCCCCAGGGGTGGGGAAATGCATATCCACACTGGCAGCAGCAGGCCCCTCCTGATCCAG CTAAGGCAGGAACAGATCCAAATTCAGCAGCTTGGGCTGCCTACTATGCTCACTATTATCAACAGCAAGCACAGCCACCACCTGCAGCTCCTGCCGGTGCACCAACTACAACCCAAACCAATGGACAAGGTAACTATG GAGATCAGCAGAATCCAGCTCCAGCTGGACAGGTTGATTATACTAAGGCCTGGGAAGAGTATTACAAGAAAATGG GTCAACAAGGGCAGACACAAGATTATTCAAAAGCTTGGGAGGAATATTACAAGAAGCAAG GTCAAGCGGTTCCTGCTCCTACTGGTGCTCCACCAGGTGGTCAGCCAGATTATAGTGCAGCCTGGGCTGAGTACTATAGACAACAAGCAGCCTACTATGCCCAGACAAGTCCCCAGGGAATGCCACAGCATCCTCCAGCACCTCAG GGCCAATAA